In a genomic window of Akkermansia massiliensis:
- a CDS encoding phosphatidylserine decarboxylase — protein MEGIRYYNRYTGREEREQVLGEKYLQWIYGTSTGRAALHVLIKRGVFSRLLGWLKNRSSSARSIPSFVEEYGINMEDSLKGMGEFKHFNDFFYRRLKPGARPLAGGEDTAVFPADARHMGWERADRIKSVFVKGQSFDLPALMGSEALAGRYAEGAVVLSRLCPTDYHRFHFPVSGVPGPWTRLGGPLASVSPYCLRRRLAWLWTNKRNLTLIRSELWGEVAMLEVGATGVGLIEETYVPDVPAARGGEKGYFAFGGSTVMCFFEPGRIRLAPDLLEKTAEGMELFARQGDMMGVSAE, from the coding sequence ATGGAGGGCATACGCTATTACAACCGCTACACGGGCAGGGAAGAACGGGAACAGGTGCTGGGGGAGAAGTACCTGCAATGGATTTACGGCACTTCCACAGGCCGGGCTGCACTGCATGTCCTGATCAAGCGCGGCGTTTTTTCCCGTCTGCTGGGGTGGTTGAAGAACCGTTCTTCCAGCGCGCGGTCCATCCCCTCTTTTGTGGAGGAGTACGGCATCAATATGGAGGATTCCCTCAAGGGGATGGGAGAGTTCAAGCATTTCAACGATTTTTTCTACCGCCGCCTGAAACCGGGAGCTCGCCCTCTGGCCGGTGGGGAGGATACGGCCGTTTTTCCCGCGGATGCCCGGCACATGGGCTGGGAACGCGCTGACCGAATCAAGAGCGTTTTCGTGAAGGGGCAGAGTTTTGACCTGCCCGCCCTTATGGGGAGTGAAGCGCTGGCCGGACGGTATGCGGAAGGCGCCGTCGTTTTGTCGCGCCTGTGCCCCACGGATTACCACCGTTTTCATTTTCCGGTGTCCGGGGTGCCCGGCCCGTGGACGAGGCTGGGCGGTCCGCTGGCGAGCGTGTCTCCGTACTGCCTGCGCCGCCGGCTGGCGTGGCTATGGACTAATAAAAGGAATTTGACCCTGATCCGGTCGGAGTTGTGGGGAGAGGTCGCCATGCTGGAGGTGGGCGCCACCGGGGTGGGGCTGATTGAGGAGACGTATGTTCCGGACGTTCCCGCCGCAAGAGGGGGGGAGAAGGGGTATTTTGCCTTTGGAGGCTCCACGGTGATGTGCTTTTTTGAACCGGGCAGAATACGCCTGGCTCCCGACCTGCTGGAAAAGACGGCGGAAGGCATGGAGTTGTTTGCCCGTCAGGGAGATATGATGGGCGTCTCTGCGGAGTAG
- a CDS encoding PEP-CTERM sorting domain-containing protein codes for MKCLCILGVLASLATAQAATVLSTTTKDDPSTLTSGGYGAYYGFSFDLDHMLLSSGEGISPNSTVFLQSLDIAKATNRTDATDGLYVTIFSSAATKDGTTFVGQSTTTVDMAGDGAGDGAASWEKAVFNNLQLDSGVTYYVAFTTTQISDATSWGDVSFSSARLRLGKEADGVDIGDVYKNAGFTSTEGSVWGPALRAEVTLAAVPEPASASLGLLGLAALLMRRRRF; via the coding sequence ATGAAGTGCCTATGTATTCTTGGTGTTCTGGCCAGCCTGGCAACGGCACAGGCGGCTACTGTGTTGAGCACGACGACCAAGGACGATCCTTCCACCCTGACTTCCGGGGGATACGGAGCCTATTACGGTTTTTCCTTTGACCTGGACCACATGCTTCTTTCCTCCGGGGAAGGGATTTCACCGAATTCCACGGTGTTCCTGCAATCACTGGATATTGCCAAGGCGACGAACAGAACGGATGCCACCGACGGGCTGTACGTGACGATTTTTTCCTCCGCCGCTACCAAGGACGGAACGACGTTCGTGGGGCAGTCCACGACCACCGTTGACATGGCCGGAGATGGCGCCGGAGACGGAGCGGCCTCCTGGGAGAAGGCCGTGTTCAATAATTTGCAGCTTGATAGCGGCGTAACTTATTACGTGGCTTTTACGACGACGCAGATTTCAGATGCCACCAGTTGGGGTGATGTGAGCTTTTCCTCCGCCAGGTTGAGGCTTGGCAAGGAAGCCGACGGCGTGGACATCGGGGATGTGTATAAGAATGCGGGCTTTACCAGTACGGAGGGTTCCGTATGGGGACCGGCGTTGAGGGCGGAAGTGACGCTGGCCGCCGTGCCGGAACCGGCTTCCGCCTCCCTCGGCCTGCTGGGGCTGGCCGCCCTGCTGATGCGCCGCCGCAGGTTCTGA
- the rpe gene encoding ribulose-phosphate 3-epimerase translates to MTMIAPSLLAADFSRIGEEARRAFDSGADWLHLDIMDGHFVDNISFGPEICAAVRKAVGPDRFLDAHLMIERPDHYFDRFVKAGVNLICFHVELGDPHYIRDTLRRIRKAGVKNGLAVNPATPFDAVVPYLEEIDLLLVMSVVPGFGGQSFMPSVLDKVEKAAEWRTEHQAPFLIQMDGGIGKDNAAQCALAGADVLVAGSSTFKAPDMARAIAEMK, encoded by the coding sequence ATGACCATGATCGCCCCGTCCCTGCTGGCCGCCGACTTCTCCCGCATCGGGGAGGAAGCGCGCCGTGCCTTTGACTCCGGAGCCGACTGGCTACACCTGGACATCATGGACGGCCACTTTGTGGACAACATCTCCTTCGGCCCGGAAATCTGCGCCGCCGTCAGAAAAGCGGTGGGGCCGGACCGTTTCCTGGATGCCCACCTGATGATTGAACGGCCGGACCACTACTTTGACCGCTTTGTCAAAGCGGGCGTCAACCTCATCTGCTTCCATGTAGAGCTGGGGGACCCCCACTACATCCGCGACACCCTCAGGCGCATCCGGAAAGCCGGAGTGAAAAACGGTCTGGCCGTCAACCCGGCCACGCCCTTTGACGCCGTAGTTCCCTACCTGGAGGAAATAGACCTGCTGCTGGTCATGTCCGTGGTGCCGGGCTTCGGCGGACAATCCTTCATGCCCTCCGTGCTGGACAAGGTGGAAAAAGCCGCCGAATGGCGCACGGAGCACCAGGCCCCTTTCCTGATTCAAATGGACGGAGGAATCGGCAAAGACAATGCCGCGCAGTGCGCCCTGGCCGGGGCGGACGTGCTGGTGGCGGGCTCCTCCACCTTCAAGGCTCCGGACATGGCCCGCGCCATTGCGGAAATGAAGTAA
- the leuS gene encoding leucine--tRNA ligase — MSERKKPYPFDVFEPKWQQIWDERKTFKVSNPGEGGFDASKPKYYVLDMFPYPSGAGLHVGHPEGYTATDIVARFKRMNGFNVLHPMGWDSFGLPAEQYAIKTGQHPSVTTFQNIDNFRRQLKMLGFSYDWDREIATTDHEYVRWTQWIFLQLYNSYYNRELKKARPVSELEEQGLSREEIDQRRLAYVAEAAVNWSPDLGTVLANEEVEEWKSKGHRVERRPLRQWMLRITDYAERLIDELEPLDWPESIKLLQRNWIGKSEGAEVDFTLNGKTITVYTTRPDTLFGATYMVLSPEHPLVDTITTPEQKDAVEQYRAQCASKSDLERTDLSKEKTGVFTGAYAVNPANGEQVPVWIADYVLMGYGTGAIMAVPAHDERDFAFAQVFGLPILQVVQPPSEDIDWRGFCGYEGASVNSGFLTGLPTPEAKEKMILWLEENGKGRRKVNYKLRDWLFSRQRYWGEPFPIVWEDGRHRALPESELPVLQPDLDDFAPTGDPRGPLVRATEWIAYTPTAHRETNTMPQWAGSCWYYLRYLDPENTERFVSREAEQYWMGSTGNPGGVDLYVGGTEHAVLHLLYARFWHKVLFDLGYLTTSEPFQKLVNQGLILGEDGQKMSKSRGNVVNPDDIVREYGADSLRLYEMFMGPLKDVKPWATKGVEGISRFLARVWRVAFRENQEGEWEINPKLAADAPEAAVLPVRKELHKTIRKVTEDINDMSFNTAIAKMMECTNAMTSADVVDVQDYDAFLTLLNPFAPHLTEEIHSRLQAKFPALAETQLCQKNWPVWEEALLVENTVPMVIQVNGRLRDKLEVPRDISREELEKLALASAKVKIFLDGVTVRKVIVVPGRLVNIVAN; from the coding sequence ATGTCCGAGCGCAAGAAACCATATCCCTTTGACGTTTTTGAACCCAAATGGCAGCAGATCTGGGACGAAAGGAAAACCTTTAAAGTAAGCAATCCCGGAGAAGGGGGCTTTGACGCGTCCAAACCCAAATACTACGTGCTGGACATGTTCCCCTACCCCAGCGGCGCGGGCCTGCACGTGGGCCATCCGGAAGGGTATACCGCCACGGACATCGTGGCGCGCTTCAAGCGCATGAACGGCTTCAACGTCCTTCACCCCATGGGGTGGGACTCCTTCGGCCTTCCCGCGGAGCAATACGCCATCAAGACCGGGCAGCACCCCTCCGTCACCACCTTCCAAAACATTGACAACTTCCGCCGCCAGCTCAAGATGCTGGGCTTCTCCTATGACTGGGACCGGGAAATAGCCACGACGGACCATGAATACGTGCGCTGGACCCAGTGGATCTTTCTCCAGCTTTACAACTCCTACTACAACAGGGAACTGAAAAAGGCGCGCCCCGTCTCCGAACTGGAGGAACAGGGGCTGAGCCGGGAGGAAATCGACCAGCGCCGCCTGGCCTACGTGGCGGAAGCGGCCGTCAACTGGTCCCCGGACCTGGGCACCGTCCTGGCCAACGAGGAAGTGGAGGAATGGAAATCCAAGGGCCACCGGGTGGAACGCCGCCCCCTGCGCCAGTGGATGCTGCGCATCACGGACTACGCGGAGCGCCTCATTGACGAACTGGAGCCGCTGGACTGGCCGGAATCCATCAAACTGCTCCAGCGCAACTGGATAGGCAAATCTGAAGGGGCGGAAGTGGACTTCACCCTGAACGGGAAAACCATCACCGTTTACACCACCAGGCCGGACACCCTCTTTGGAGCCACCTACATGGTCCTCTCCCCGGAACACCCGCTGGTGGACACCATCACCACGCCGGAACAGAAAGACGCCGTGGAACAGTACCGCGCCCAGTGCGCCTCCAAGAGCGACCTGGAACGCACGGACCTCTCCAAGGAAAAAACGGGCGTCTTCACCGGAGCCTATGCCGTCAACCCCGCCAACGGGGAACAGGTCCCCGTCTGGATTGCGGACTATGTGCTGATGGGTTACGGCACGGGAGCCATCATGGCCGTTCCGGCCCATGACGAACGCGACTTCGCCTTCGCCCAGGTATTCGGCCTCCCCATTCTCCAGGTGGTCCAGCCGCCCAGTGAAGACATTGACTGGCGCGGCTTCTGCGGTTATGAAGGCGCCAGCGTGAACTCCGGCTTCCTGACGGGGCTGCCCACTCCGGAAGCCAAGGAAAAAATGATCCTCTGGCTGGAGGAAAACGGCAAGGGCCGCCGCAAGGTAAACTACAAGCTCCGTGACTGGCTCTTCTCCCGCCAGCGCTACTGGGGGGAACCCTTCCCCATCGTCTGGGAAGACGGCCGCCACCGCGCCCTGCCGGAAAGCGAACTCCCCGTGCTCCAGCCCGATCTGGACGACTTCGCCCCCACGGGCGACCCCCGCGGCCCGCTGGTCAGGGCCACGGAATGGATTGCGTACACTCCCACGGCCCACCGTGAAACGAACACCATGCCCCAGTGGGCCGGCTCCTGCTGGTACTACCTGCGCTACCTGGATCCGGAAAACACGGAACGCTTCGTCAGCCGTGAGGCGGAACAATACTGGATGGGCTCCACCGGCAACCCCGGAGGCGTGGACCTGTACGTGGGCGGCACGGAACACGCCGTGCTCCACCTGCTCTATGCCCGCTTCTGGCACAAGGTTCTCTTTGACCTGGGCTACCTCACCACCAGCGAGCCCTTCCAGAAGCTCGTCAACCAGGGCCTCATCCTGGGGGAAGACGGCCAGAAAATGTCCAAGTCCCGCGGCAACGTCGTCAACCCGGACGACATCGTCCGCGAATACGGAGCGGACTCCCTGCGCCTGTATGAAATGTTCATGGGGCCCCTCAAGGACGTGAAGCCCTGGGCCACCAAGGGGGTGGAAGGCATCTCCCGCTTCCTGGCCCGCGTCTGGCGCGTGGCCTTCCGGGAAAACCAGGAAGGCGAATGGGAAATCAACCCCAAGCTGGCGGCGGACGCTCCGGAAGCCGCCGTGCTCCCCGTGCGCAAGGAACTGCACAAAACCATCAGGAAAGTGACGGAAGACATCAATGACATGTCCTTCAACACCGCCATCGCCAAAATGATGGAATGCACCAACGCCATGACCTCCGCGGACGTGGTGGACGTACAGGACTATGACGCCTTCCTGACGCTGCTGAACCCCTTTGCCCCCCATCTCACGGAAGAAATTCACAGCCGCCTGCAAGCGAAATTCCCCGCCCTGGCGGAAACGCAGCTCTGCCAGAAAAACTGGCCTGTCTGGGAGGAAGCCCTGCTGGTGGAAAACACCGTTCCCATGGTCATCCAGGTGAACGGCAGGCTGCGGGACAAGCTGGAAGTGCCCAGGGACATCTCCCGGGAAGAACTGGAAAAGCTGGCCCTGGCCTCCGCCAAGGTAAAAATCTTCCTGGACGGCGTCACCGTGCGCAAGGTAATTGTCGTGCCCGGCCGCCTGGTCAACATCGTAGCCAACTGA
- a CDS encoding sulfatase codes for MKFSACLLSAACGAFSLLAGASAQSNTSHPVSGKKPNIIVFLVDDMGWQDTSHPFWSDDRGNPKKTFLNKRYRTPNMEKLAAQGMTFTDAYAHPLCTPSRVSLMSGMNPARHRVTCWVREQNGTTDRNNKNLQPPDWALNGLQPVGIPARGTTKRPISGEDMHYNMTRPFVTAATLPEMLKKCGYVTVHCGKAHFGTQGTPGSNPLNMGFDYNIAGTEIGHPADYRGSKHYGKGFNHVRGLDENNYYQDDVFLTEALTLEALKRLEAIRTNPKEAGKPFYLYMAQYALHAPLDERAYDKRFADSYKNPEDGHKWSPVEKHYSGLIEGMDKSLGDIMKYLKEHDMDKNTVLVFMSDNGGLAISGRLGNEDANYPLSFGKGSCMEGGIREPMIVSWPGVTKGGSRCAVPVVIDDFFPTLLDIAGCRNAKVPQKLDGLSLVPLLKGGRFPADRPLLFHQPNNWGENNRQAPQYGASTALRHGDWKLIYRHGNQSFELYNLKKDIGEKENLAAREPRKLKEMAGLMGKLLRERKAQMPTYKKGNELGAPEGSSVPWPDQVKKGGN; via the coding sequence ATGAAGTTCTCCGCCTGTCTCCTGTCCGCCGCCTGCGGCGCGTTTTCCCTGCTTGCCGGGGCGTCCGCCCAGAGCAATACTTCCCACCCCGTTTCCGGAAAGAAGCCCAATATCATCGTTTTCCTGGTGGATGACATGGGCTGGCAGGATACGTCCCACCCGTTCTGGTCCGACGACCGGGGCAACCCGAAGAAGACGTTCCTGAACAAGCGCTACCGCACGCCCAACATGGAGAAGCTGGCCGCGCAGGGCATGACGTTTACGGATGCGTACGCCCATCCCCTCTGCACGCCTTCCCGCGTGAGCCTGATGTCCGGCATGAATCCGGCGCGGCACCGCGTGACCTGCTGGGTGAGGGAGCAGAACGGAACGACGGACCGCAACAACAAAAATCTCCAGCCGCCGGACTGGGCCCTCAACGGCCTCCAGCCGGTCGGGATTCCCGCCCGGGGGACGACGAAACGCCCCATTTCCGGGGAAGACATGCATTACAACATGACGCGCCCCTTCGTCACAGCGGCCACGCTGCCGGAGATGCTGAAGAAGTGCGGCTACGTCACCGTGCACTGCGGGAAGGCCCATTTCGGCACCCAGGGAACGCCGGGATCCAACCCGTTGAATATGGGGTTTGACTACAATATTGCGGGTACGGAGATCGGTCACCCGGCAGATTACCGCGGTTCCAAGCATTACGGAAAAGGGTTCAACCATGTGCGCGGGCTGGATGAGAATAATTATTACCAGGACGACGTATTTTTGACGGAGGCGCTGACTCTTGAGGCCCTCAAGCGGCTGGAAGCCATCAGGACCAATCCGAAGGAGGCCGGCAAGCCCTTTTACCTGTACATGGCCCAGTACGCCCTGCACGCCCCGCTGGATGAACGCGCCTACGACAAGAGGTTTGCGGATTCCTACAAGAATCCGGAGGACGGGCACAAGTGGTCTCCGGTGGAGAAGCATTATTCCGGGTTGATCGAGGGGATGGACAAGAGCCTGGGGGATATCATGAAGTACCTCAAGGAGCATGACATGGACAAGAACACGGTGCTGGTGTTCATGTCGGACAACGGCGGCCTGGCCATTTCCGGCAGGCTGGGCAATGAGGACGCCAATTATCCCCTTTCCTTCGGCAAGGGATCGTGCATGGAGGGCGGCATCCGGGAGCCCATGATCGTTTCCTGGCCCGGCGTGACGAAGGGCGGTTCCAGGTGCGCTGTTCCGGTGGTGATTGACGACTTTTTCCCGACCCTTCTGGATATAGCGGGATGCCGGAACGCCAAGGTTCCGCAGAAGCTGGACGGCCTGAGCCTGGTCCCGCTGCTCAAGGGAGGCCGGTTCCCTGCGGACCGTCCCCTGCTGTTCCACCAGCCCAACAACTGGGGGGAAAACAATCGTCAGGCTCCTCAGTACGGCGCTTCCACCGCCCTGCGCCACGGGGACTGGAAGCTGATTTACCGTCACGGGAACCAGAGCTTTGAGCTGTACAATTTGAAGAAGGATATCGGTGAAAAGGAAAACCTGGCTGCCAGGGAACCGCGGAAGTTGAAGGAAATGGCCGGCCTGATGGGCAAGCTGCTCCGCGAGCGGAAGGCGCAGATGCCCACCTACAAGAAGGGTAATGAACTGGGCGCGCCGGAAGGAAGCTCCGTTCCGTGGCCCGACCAGGTGAAGAAGGGCGGGAATTGA
- the nspC gene encoding carboxynorspermidine decarboxylase, giving the protein MSAFVISESALERNALILRDVADAAGCRIVLALKGFSCWPCFDALSPWLDGCCASGLWEARLARRRFGKHVLTYSPGYASEEIAELAEISDHLDFNSLTQWSRFREEVMRHPRFLSGELKCGLRVNPRFSTGHTPLYDPCAPGSRLGVTPDVMQGADLAGISGLHFHTLCEQGADDLAATLGAVERHFGHILSRPEMTWLNMGGGHWITKPGYDRKLLAELVRRIRERYGVEVWLEPGEAAAIHTGVLRCRVLDIFSSEGVEHAVLDVSASAHMPDTLEMPYRPDVFQIVRDASLRSARQPAVQMAGESYALAGNAGEGSHTYRLGAPTCLAGDRIGDYSFAEPLAAGDELVFDDMAHYTMVKTTFFNGVRHPDIAVQRKDGSVETVRRFTYEDFEARLG; this is encoded by the coding sequence ATGTCCGCCTTCGTCATCAGCGAGTCTGCCCTGGAACGCAACGCCCTTATCCTGAGGGATGTGGCGGATGCCGCCGGGTGCCGTATCGTGCTGGCTCTGAAAGGTTTTTCCTGCTGGCCCTGCTTTGATGCCCTGTCCCCCTGGCTGGACGGCTGCTGCGCGTCCGGCCTGTGGGAGGCGCGGCTGGCCCGGCGCAGGTTCGGGAAGCATGTGCTGACCTATTCTCCCGGCTATGCTTCGGAAGAAATAGCGGAGCTGGCGGAGATTTCCGACCACCTTGATTTTAACAGCCTGACGCAGTGGAGCCGCTTCCGGGAGGAGGTGATGCGGCATCCCCGCTTTCTTTCCGGGGAACTGAAGTGCGGCTTGCGCGTCAATCCCCGGTTTTCCACCGGCCACACGCCCCTGTATGACCCCTGCGCGCCCGGCTCCCGCCTGGGCGTCACGCCGGACGTCATGCAGGGGGCGGATTTGGCCGGTATTTCCGGCCTTCATTTCCATACCCTGTGCGAACAGGGGGCGGATGACCTGGCGGCTACGCTGGGCGCGGTGGAACGGCACTTCGGCCACATCCTGTCCCGCCCGGAGATGACGTGGCTGAACATGGGCGGGGGCCATTGGATTACCAAGCCCGGCTATGACCGGAAGCTGCTGGCGGAGCTCGTCCGCCGCATTCGCGAGCGCTACGGGGTGGAGGTCTGGCTGGAGCCGGGAGAGGCCGCAGCCATTCATACCGGCGTGCTGCGGTGCAGGGTGCTGGATATTTTTTCCTCGGAAGGGGTGGAGCACGCCGTTCTGGATGTTTCCGCGTCCGCCCACATGCCGGATACGCTGGAAATGCCCTACCGCCCGGACGTATTCCAGATTGTCCGGGACGCCTCCCTCCGTTCCGCGCGGCAGCCCGCCGTGCAGATGGCCGGGGAGAGCTACGCGCTGGCGGGGAACGCCGGGGAGGGCTCCCATACGTACCGCCTGGGCGCGCCCACCTGTTTGGCGGGAGACCGGATAGGGGATTATTCCTTTGCGGAGCCCCTGGCGGCGGGCGACGAACTTGTGTTTGACGATATGGCGCATTATACGATGGTGAAGACCACGTTTTTCAACGGCGTGCGCCACCCGGACATCGCCGTCCAGAGGAAGGACGGCTCCGTGGAGACGGTGCGCCGCTTTACTTATGAAGATTTTGAAGCCCGCCTGGGCTAG
- the speA gene encoding biosynthetic arginine decarboxylase, which translates to MAAAKEGIKQKVRGWSHHDSADLYGIDDWGNGYFRINKKGEVTVRLNDEDGGKKDISLCDLLEGLKERGTTVPVLFRFRDLLRSRIAELNDSFRKAIKEADYQGKYQGVYPIKVNQQRQVVEEIAEFGTKYDYGLEAGSKPELIAAMAHMHNPNAYLICNGYKDDEFIDLALTAQKMGLNIFIVLEMPSELDVILERARRMDIRPNLGVRIKLAAKGSGLWQESAGDKSVFGLNAAQVVDVVDKLKQVDALDCLKLLHYHQGSQIPNISVVREGLTEAARIYVDLVKEGAPLGTLDMGGGLAVDYDGSKTNFHSSCNYSIAEFARDVVEVVGDMCTKYEVPHPTLVTESGRAVVAYYSVLVFNVLDVTSAPGEEPPPELPEDAPELLKAFADTDRTLARKNMQECYNDACYYRDQLRAQFFYGNATLRQRGLGEAYYWHILSRISRMLAEMETIPEDLRELSCSMVDFYYGNFSLFQSLPDSWAIRQLFPVMPLHRLNERPTNKAVLADITCDCDGKIDHFIDREDVATALPLHAIKPGEDDYYIGVFLVGAYQETLGDLHNLLGDTNVVGVHLEGGRPVYTHEVEGDTVADVLSYVEYDPKELINKFRTFAEQAVADGKISPSERRRALEVFRSGLNGYTYYEL; encoded by the coding sequence ATGGCAGCAGCTAAAGAAGGCATCAAGCAGAAAGTCCGGGGTTGGAGTCATCATGATTCCGCAGATTTGTACGGCATTGACGACTGGGGGAACGGTTATTTCCGGATCAACAAGAAAGGGGAGGTGACCGTACGCCTGAACGACGAGGACGGCGGGAAGAAGGATATCAGCCTGTGCGACCTGCTGGAAGGCCTGAAGGAGCGCGGCACCACCGTTCCCGTGCTGTTCCGTTTCCGGGACCTGCTGCGCAGCCGCATTGCGGAGCTGAACGACAGCTTCCGGAAGGCGATCAAGGAAGCGGATTACCAGGGCAAGTACCAGGGTGTCTACCCCATCAAGGTGAACCAGCAGCGGCAGGTGGTGGAGGAGATCGCGGAGTTCGGCACCAAGTATGATTACGGTCTGGAGGCCGGTTCCAAGCCGGAGCTGATTGCCGCCATGGCCCACATGCACAATCCGAATGCCTACCTGATTTGCAACGGGTACAAGGATGACGAGTTCATTGACCTGGCGCTGACGGCCCAGAAGATGGGGCTGAATATTTTCATTGTGCTGGAAATGCCTTCCGAGCTGGACGTGATTCTGGAACGCGCCCGGAGGATGGACATCCGCCCCAATCTGGGCGTGCGTATCAAGCTGGCGGCCAAGGGGTCCGGCCTGTGGCAGGAGTCCGCGGGGGACAAGTCCGTGTTCGGCCTGAACGCGGCCCAGGTGGTGGACGTGGTGGATAAGCTGAAGCAGGTGGATGCGCTGGATTGCCTGAAGCTGCTCCATTACCACCAGGGTTCCCAGATTCCGAATATTTCCGTGGTGCGCGAGGGGCTGACGGAGGCCGCCCGCATTTACGTGGACCTGGTGAAGGAGGGAGCGCCGCTGGGCACGCTGGACATGGGCGGCGGCCTGGCCGTGGATTACGACGGGTCCAAGACGAATTTCCATTCCTCCTGCAACTATTCCATTGCGGAGTTCGCCCGTGACGTGGTGGAGGTGGTGGGGGATATGTGCACCAAGTACGAGGTGCCCCATCCCACGCTGGTGACGGAGTCCGGGCGTGCCGTGGTGGCCTATTATTCCGTGCTGGTGTTCAACGTGCTGGACGTGACGAGCGCGCCGGGCGAGGAACCGCCGCCCGAGCTGCCGGAGGATGCGCCGGAGCTGTTGAAGGCTTTTGCGGATACGGACCGGACCCTGGCCAGGAAGAACATGCAGGAGTGCTACAATGACGCCTGCTATTACCGGGACCAGCTGCGCGCCCAGTTTTTTTACGGGAACGCCACCCTGCGCCAGCGCGGGCTGGGAGAGGCCTATTACTGGCACATCCTGAGCCGCATTTCCCGCATGCTGGCGGAGATGGAAACCATTCCGGAAGACCTCCGGGAGCTTTCCTGCTCCATGGTGGACTTTTATTACGGCAATTTCTCCCTGTTCCAGTCCCTGCCGGATTCCTGGGCCATCCGCCAGCTTTTCCCCGTGATGCCTCTGCACCGTTTGAACGAACGGCCCACGAACAAGGCCGTGCTGGCGGACATTACCTGTGACTGCGACGGGAAGATAGACCATTTCATCGACCGTGAGGACGTGGCTACCGCTCTCCCCCTCCATGCCATCAAGCCCGGAGAGGACGATTATTACATAGGCGTGTTCCTGGTGGGGGCCTATCAGGAGACCCTGGGAGACCTGCACAACCTGCTGGGGGATACGAACGTGGTGGGCGTGCACCTGGAAGGCGGCCGCCCCGTTTACACCCATGAAGTGGAGGGCGATACGGTGGCTGACGTCCTTTCCTACGTGGAGTATGACCCCAAGGAGCTGATCAACAAGTTCCGCACGTTTGCGGAACAGGCCGTAGCCGACGGGAAAATATCGCCGTCAGAACGCCGGAGGGCTCTGGAAGTGTTCCGTTCCGGCCTGAACGGATATACCTATTACGAGCTGTAG
- a CDS encoding tyrosine-type recombinase/integrase, with product MKYVGAALLEGESVTLIQAARLVLEIKEALGDEICTITRCREVVSLGLNAIKNKHHTVSFGTAAVECLRSKSHRRPRTLTDIRSIIHKLKKSNPELEHTPLRNLSVEECQSILMNTFTTSRQRHKARLILSGIFSFSVKRGWCDENPILRVDTPFLREQEIPALTLKEVTQLLKACMDEFDGSCVAGAALMIFAGIRPQEVERLLWENIAIRDGCVILNSKHTKTGGARHVTILPVLAKWLKFCRDKSKPGPGTPICPKGWTIKWRKIRKKAGWGGRKKSWVPDCLRHTYASYHAKHFKDYNLLQMEMGHRSSSLLRTRYLNMKGISPQTATRFWGLTPAKVIAETEPPEEPPAA from the coding sequence TTGAAATACGTTGGAGCCGCGCTTCTGGAAGGGGAATCAGTCACCCTGATCCAGGCTGCAAGGCTGGTATTGGAAATCAAGGAGGCCCTGGGAGATGAAATCTGCACCATCACCCGGTGCAGGGAAGTCGTCTCCCTGGGACTGAACGCCATCAAGAACAAACACCATACCGTCAGCTTCGGTACGGCGGCCGTGGAATGCCTGCGTTCCAAAAGCCATCGCCGTCCCCGGACGCTGACGGACATCAGGAGCATCATCCACAAGCTCAAGAAGAGCAACCCGGAACTGGAGCACACGCCCCTCCGGAACCTGAGCGTGGAGGAATGCCAGAGCATCCTGATGAACACCTTCACCACGTCCCGTCAGAGGCACAAGGCGAGGCTCATCCTGAGCGGCATCTTCTCCTTCTCCGTCAAGCGCGGATGGTGTGATGAAAACCCCATCCTCCGCGTGGATACGCCCTTCCTGCGGGAGCAGGAAATTCCCGCCCTGACGCTGAAAGAAGTGACCCAGCTTCTCAAGGCGTGCATGGATGAATTTGACGGAAGCTGCGTGGCTGGAGCGGCCCTGATGATCTTTGCGGGCATCCGTCCGCAGGAAGTGGAACGCCTGCTCTGGGAAAACATCGCCATCCGCGACGGCTGCGTGATCCTGAACTCCAAGCATACCAAGACCGGAGGCGCCAGACACGTCACCATCCTGCCCGTGCTTGCCAAATGGCTCAAATTCTGCCGTGACAAAAGCAAGCCCGGACCCGGCACGCCCATCTGCCCGAAGGGCTGGACGATCAAGTGGCGCAAAATCCGCAAAAAAGCCGGCTGGGGCGGAAGAAAGAAATCATGGGTGCCTGACTGCCTGCGGCATACCTATGCCAGCTATCACGCCAAGCACTTCAAGGACTACAACCTGCTGCAAATGGAAATGGGCCACCGCTCCTCCTCCCTGCTCCGCACGCGGTACCTGAACATGAAAGGCATTTCCCCGCAAACGGCCACGCGCTTCTGGGGGCTGACGCCGGCCAAGGTCATTGCGGAGACGGAACCGCCGGAAGAACCGCCGGCGGCCTGA